The window CAACTGGAGTAGAGTACAGTTGGGACGAAATACCAGGCTATAGGGCTGGGTCAGTAAACTTCTATGAATATGAGGATGCACTGAAGATGAGAGAAGCCCTAAACAATTTCCAGGGAGGAACAATCGTAGTTAATACAGCAAGATTACCCCACAGATGTCCTGTTGCTCCCTTAGAGAATACATTAATCCTAGATGATTACTTAAGAAAGAGGGGGATAAGGGACAAGACTAAAATTATTTACACATATCCAGTTCAGGGAGTATTTGGAAGACCAATAACCAATAAATTCATGCTAAAGCTATTTGAAGAGAGAGGTATTGAAGTACATTCACCCTTCACTGTAACAAATGTAAACCCAACTGAGAAGATAATTGAGTCTCAAGAAGGAGGTAAGTTGAAGTATGATTTACTAATTGCAATTCCACCAAATATGGGAGCAAAAGTTGTAGGAGATTCAGGATTGGGTGACAGGAGGAGATGGCTACCAACTGATAAGTTTACCCTTAGAATGAAAGACCATTCAAATGTGTATGTAATGGGAGATACTACTGATTTACCAGTATCTAAGGCAGGCTCCACTGCAGACTTTGAATCTTATGTAGTATCCCACAACATAGCAAATGACATTAAAGGTAATTTAGGTATGAAGCACTACGGAGGAGATGTACTCTGTTACATAGCCACTGGAACTGATCAAGCAACCTACATTAGGTTTAGTTATACCATGAACGAGAGTCCTCCACCCCCATCCTATATCCACTGGTGGGGGAAGATAATGTACAATAAATTATACTGGACTGTAACAGCCAAGGCAGTGGTATAAAATGAAAGTAGGAATAATAGTGGGTACTAATGAGAGGGCGAGACTAATCTATGCAGCAATGAACTCTGTAATATCCTCATCTATGGGAGACGAAGTATTTGTATTCTTGACAATGGATTCAGTAAGGGCTTTCACAAAAAACCCAGAAGTTAAAGACTCAGATGTGTCATCAAAAACAATGGTTGAAAAGAAAGATGAGGACTTTGCAGGGCTCTTTAAAAAGGCAAAGAAGAGTGGAAAGGTGAAGATTTATGCTTGCTCTTACGCTAGCAAACTGTTTAACTATAGTAAAGCAGACTATAATGACCTTGTGGACGAAATAGCGGGAATAACTACTTTCATGATGGATGTAGAAGGAGGACAAATTATCTCAGTGTGGTGAAAGTAATGCAAGACCTTAATCTAGATAAGATTTTTTCTAAATTGGATCAGAAGAGAATTGATGCATTATCTGAATTAGTGGAACTAACACCAACATTAACTGAATTACTTAAGAAACTTGATGAGCTGAAAGAATCAGGAACACTGGACACATTGATCAATTATGCGTACATAGGAAAAACAATGAAGGATATGCTGAATGACGATGCACTTCAAAACCTTAGTAACACAGTTTCCAGTCTATTAGAGCTTACTAAGGTTCTGTCCAGACCTGATACATTCCATAATACCATGAGGTTAATGAATAATATAGACGCATTGGCTGATGTTACAAGCAAATTGAGGACAATGAAAGAAGACGGAACATTAGATGTACTTATGAATACTGCTTACACTATTAGGACATTCAGGGATATGCTGAATGACGAAGCTCTAGCTAACATTTCAAGGTATACGTCCAACCTGTTAGAGATTTTGAGGGAAATGGACGATAACTCAGTAAGATCATTGAAGAGCATATTAAGAAGGGCTAAGACTATAGATGGCTTAATGGTCAGATTAGAGGAGCTGGAAAATTCAGGAGCACTAGATGTGTTATTAAACCTAGCCTATGCAGGAAAAACAATGAAGGATATGCTGAATGACGATGCATTGGCTGAGATAGGGAAATATCTCTCCCAGATCTTGGAGGCTTATCCTAGAGTTATGGGATTACTAAATAGTGTGACAGATGGAAATGGTCTCATCTCAAGAATGATGAATGTAATGAAATCAGAGGACGTTAAAAAGGCTTTAGAATCTCCTCCCAAAGTGTCTATCAGTGGCTTGATTAAGCAGTTATCAGACCCTGAGGTACAAGCAGGTCTTGGAGTATTGTTCTCGATAATTAAAGCAATAGGAAAAGAATTCTCGAGTTCTAATAAGTGATTTTTATTTTTTCCTCCTTTTAAGACATTAAATAATAATGTGTAAATTTTTTCCTCCTTCTCTTCCTACTATGCAAGAGAATTCTCATGCAGAAATACAAAAATAATGTAAAATAAGTTTTCTGCATATATAAAAATTTACAAATCTAGCCAACTATCAGGCAATTCGTCTTCGTTAAGCTCTCCCTTTTCCCATTTCTCTTTTAGTTCCTCCAACTGTTGCTTTCTCTCTTCATAAATATCCATAATCATGTCATAAAGATCCTTATCCACATTCTTGAGAGAATCAAGAACTCCTGATTCGATAAAGATTGTCATTAACTCTACTGCTGTCTGTAATGATGTATGCCAACCTACATCAGACCTTTGTAGTAAATCCACTGGTATTGCCTTTCTATAGACATCCATGTTCTCAGACTCCTCTAAGGCTCTTGGTCCCCAGTCTGGGAAAGCCTCAGGTTGAATCATATTAGGTGTTACTTGATTTCCTGTGGTTATCACTGTCAGTAAAACTCTTCTGTAAGGGGCAAGCACTTCCTTAGCTGATGGTAAAGCAAATTTCACTGCATATTCTCTCAATAACATTATCAAACCCGCAATTTCATTATTAAATGGGCATCTCATTGAGCACGTATAACACTGTACACAAGCCCACACTTTCTTGTTGGTGAATTCCCAAATCTTATCGACAGAATCCCTCATCATATACTGAATCATTTCCCTTGGTCCAAAATCGTAAAACTTGGCTGCAGGACACCCTGAGGTACATACTCCACAGTTTAAGCAACCCCTCAAATATTCATTAAATCTGAAATCGCTTTTCACAGATTCCCAAAATCTAATTGCCGCTTCTCTTTCCTCAGGTTTCAAATTGCTTATTAGATTCCTCTCTTCCTCAGCTACTGCTCCTTGTACCTCATATGACATATCCAAGTATCTAGGGTCGTCAGGTAAAGGTGGAGTTATAGTTTTAGCTGCCATCAAATTCACACAAATAAATAATATAAGAAGGGTACTTATAAATTTTTATTATAATAAAAAAAATTGAACTTTACTTATTTCATTCTCTTGATAAGTATTCTAGTTGCCTCTCCCTGTTGCTGGATATCTAGGATTTGATGACCTGTCCTCCTTGCCCAAGCCTCAATATCAGGTTTTGCAGCTGGGTCTGTAGCTAATACTTCTAATACTTCACCGACTTGTATCTGCTTTATAGCCTTAGCTGTCTCTAGAACAGGTCCAGGGCAATACATTCCCCTTGCATCAAGGGTCTTTGATATTTTCGCTTCTTGAGTCACTTTCTCTCACCTTAGATAAATAATGTAATTCCACCCTCAGCTCTATCTAAAAAAGTTGCTGCACCTACTACATCATCAACAAATTCCGCTAAATCCTCCCTCTTTACACCAAAGAACTCCATTGTAGTTGAGCATGCATATACTTTAACTTCGCCAACTTCTTTAGCTTGCTGAACTAATTGATGCCACATGGGATACTTCATCTCTTGCATTCTCTGCATCATTATAGGTCCCATTTGCTCATAGTTCTTGTCTATCTGTGGTGGCTTTTGACTGTGAATACTGCTCTTGGTAATTGACTGTAAACCCCAGAAGGTGAAGAACAGGTTAACCTCATAACCACCTGCAGCTGCTGCAGAGGATAAGATTCCTACTGGCATAAGCTTGTCTATTGTTCCTGAGAACACTATTATAGACAGTTTCTTCTTCTTTTCTTCTCCCATTTTTTCACCAAATATTATTTTTGTTTTTGTTGTATATAACTTTTGAACTTAATTGCAAGCTCTACAAATTATGAATAAAGTAACAAAAACTTAAATAAGTACAAAAATATATAATTCAATAAGGGGTAATTAAGTATGGAGCAAGCTCAATCTGAATCTCAGGCTGAGGAACAAAAAAAGAAAATCCTGATAGTTGTCACTCACGGACCAGACGATATTGACCGAACATATGCACCCTTATTTATGGCTTCAATATCTGCTTCCATGGAGTACGAGACTTCAGTGTTCTTTATGATAAAAGGACCAAAACTATTAGACAAGAAGTGGCAAGAGGAAGAGAGAAGAAAGGGAGGTAACCCATTCATTAGATTCTTCGACATGGCAAGAGAAAA is drawn from Sulfolobus acidocaldarius SUSAZ and contains these coding sequences:
- a CDS encoding FAD-dependent pyridine nucleotide-disulfide oxidoreductase, which gives rise to MAKRIIVAGGNIGGTIIANRLAQKLDHELHKGEVEIVVLNKNDDHIYYPGQLLLSYGLETPPELMKKESELLDHRIKFVHGEKGTITKFDPANHSVLTADGVSHSYDYLVITTGVEYSWDEIPGYRAGSVNFYEYEDALKMREALNNFQGGTIVVNTARLPHRCPVAPLENTLILDDYLRKRGIRDKTKIIYTYPVQGVFGRPITNKFMLKLFEERGIEVHSPFTVTNVNPTEKIIESQEGGKLKYDLLIAIPPNMGAKVVGDSGLGDRRRWLPTDKFTLRMKDHSNVYVMGDTTDLPVSKAGSTADFESYVVSHNIANDIKGNLGMKHYGGDVLCYIATGTDQATYIRFSYTMNESPPPPSYIHWWGKIMYNKLYWTVTAKAVV
- a CDS encoding heterodisulfide reductase yields the protein MAAKTITPPLPDDPRYLDMSYEVQGAVAEEERNLISNLKPEEREAAIRFWESVKSDFRFNEYLRGCLNCGVCTSGCPAAKFYDFGPREMIQYMMRDSVDKIWEFTNKKVWACVQCYTCSMRCPFNNEIAGLIMLLREYAVKFALPSAKEVLAPYRRVLLTVITTGNQVTPNMIQPEAFPDWGPRALEESENMDVYRKAIPVDLLQRSDVGWHTSLQTAVELMTIFIESGVLDSLKNVDKDLYDMIMDIYEERKQQLEELKEKWEKGELNEDELPDSWLDL
- a CDS encoding response regulator SirA, with the protein product MTQEAKISKTLDARGMYCPGPVLETAKAIKQIQVGEVLEVLATDPAAKPDIEAWARRTGHQILDIQQQGEATRILIKRMK
- a CDS encoding peroxiredoxin family protein; this translates as MGEEKKKKLSIIVFSGTIDKLMPVGILSSAAAAGGYEVNLFFTFWGLQSITKSSIHSQKPPQIDKNYEQMGPIMMQRMQEMKYPMWHQLVQQAKEVGEVKVYACSTTMEFFGVKREDLAEFVDDVVGAATFLDRAEGGITLFI
- a CDS encoding DsrE family protein; translated protein: MEQAQSESQAEEQKKKILIVVTHGPDDIDRTYAPLFMASISASMEYETSVFFMIKGPKLLDKKWQEEERRKGGNPFIRFFDMARENGVKMYVCVQSLKDMCHMNESDIVDGVEIVGGSTLIDLTMDADRSLFF